A window from Pongo abelii isolate AG06213 chromosome 6, NHGRI_mPonAbe1-v2.0_pri, whole genome shotgun sequence encodes these proteins:
- the HILPDA gene encoding hypoxia-inducible lipid droplet-associated protein translates to MKKITSGIEVWCPLTIYCLPKSLGKNPPSTAGLHGHESRRCFSPTGEEGYVLSDSFKCFLRQRWQSRLIHTLRLTPEHNDSKPHDVYFWKQLRGRAPGTIPKPRCPRGGAADVRHVVCAPGVRAACSTRARALRGRARGYKGRRLGGLAPRSAADGAFVSCEFCGGKLLRWCLVTDFPPDTWTTCSYSRRSTPGSSPGGSRGLSEEGSSVSLQRSRVLSAMKHVLNLYLLGVVLTLLSIFVRVMESLEGLLESPSPGTSWTTRSQLTNTEPTKGLPDHPSRGM, encoded by the exons atgaagaaaataacgaGTGGGATAGAGGTCTGGTGCCCTCTGACAATTTACTGCTTGCCGAAATCTCTGGGGAAGAACCCACCCTCCACGGCGGGGCTTCACGGACACGAAAGCCGTCGGTGTTTTTCACCTACTGGGGAGGAGGGATATGTGCTCTCTGACTCCTTCAAATGTTTCCTAAGGCAGAGATGGCAGTCGAGATTAATACACACGCTTCGTCTCACTCCAGAACACAATGACTCAAAACCGCACGACGTGTACTTTTGGAAACAGCTCCGCGGGAGAGCACCCGGGACAATCCCCAAACCCCGTTGCCCGCGGGGTGGGGCCGCGGACGTGCGTCACGTCGTGTGCGCCCCGGGCGTGCGTGCGGCCTGCAGTACGCGTGCGCGTGCCCTCCGGGGGCGTGCTCGCGGCTATAAGGGGCGGAGGCTGGGTGGCCTTGCTCCGCGCTCTGCGGCCGACGGCGCTTTTGTCTCCTGTGAGTTTTGTGGCGGGAAGCTTCTGCGCTGGTGCTTAGTAACCGACTTTCCTCCCGACACCTGGACGACCTGCTCTTACAGCCGGCGATCCACTCCCGGCTCTTCCCCCGGAG GGTCCAGAGGCCTTTCAGAAGAAGGCAGCTCTGTTTCTCTGCAGAGGAGTAGGGTCCTTTCAGCCATGAAGCATGTGTTGAACCTCTACCTGTTAGGTGTGGTGCTGACCCTACTCTCCATCTTCGTTAGAGTGATGGAGTCCCTAGAGGGCTTACTAGAGAGCCCATCACCTGGGACCTCCTGGACCACCAGAAGCCAACTAACCAACACAGAGCCCACCAAGGGCCTTCCAGACCATCCATCCAGAGGCATGTGA